One window from the genome of Pirellulales bacterium encodes:
- a CDS encoding efflux RND transporter periplasmic adaptor subunit has protein sequence MPWFVFLTAWATEFIYSAEPIRIDTALVTLIDKADIPARDAGVLAELTVTEGQSVKKGDTLARLDLAEQHAAREEAVAAAAAAAELAENDIKLRYARAGLAVAQAEYQRAKESLEKFEKSVSQTELDQLRLVVEKSALEIEQAEQDLKLAKLTEIRKRQELAIATERLEKRRILAPFDGIVAEVRKQRGEWVQPGETVLRLIRSDRLRVEGFLPAAATLNLASAEVQFACPALKNNAQSFPGKITFVSPEVNAVNGQVRIWAELPNAAGQLRPGLVGELIIKPVTE, from the coding sequence ATGCCCTGGTTTGTTTTCTTGACCGCCTGGGCCACGGAATTCATTTATTCCGCTGAACCGATCCGTATCGACACCGCCCTGGTGACGCTGATCGACAAAGCGGACATTCCCGCGCGCGACGCGGGCGTGCTGGCGGAATTGACCGTGACCGAGGGTCAATCGGTAAAAAAAGGTGATACTTTAGCAAGACTGGATCTGGCCGAACAACATGCCGCCCGGGAGGAAGCCGTCGCCGCGGCCGCCGCCGCGGCCGAACTGGCCGAAAACGATATCAAGCTACGCTATGCCCGCGCCGGGTTGGCGGTGGCCCAGGCGGAGTATCAACGGGCCAAGGAATCGCTGGAAAAATTTGAAAAGAGCGTCTCACAGACCGAGTTGGACCAATTGCGGCTGGTGGTGGAAAAATCAGCGCTCGAGATAGAACAAGCCGAGCAAGACCTTAAGCTGGCTAAATTGACCGAGATCCGCAAACGCCAGGAATTGGCCATCGCCACCGAACGGCTGGAAAAACGCCGCATCCTGGCCCCTTTTGATGGCATCGTCGCCGAGGTCCGTAAACAGCGCGGCGAATGGGTCCAACCGGGAGAGACCGTCCTGCGATTGATACGGTCGGATAGATTACGCGTGGAGGGGTTTTTGCCTGCCGCCGCTACCCTTAACTTGGCAAGCGCAGAGGTGCAGTTCGCCTGTCCCGCCCTCAAAAACAACGCGCAGTCATTTCCTGGAAAAATCACCTTTGTCAGCCCCGAAGTCAACGCCGTCAATGGACAAGTTCGCATCTGGGCCGAATTGCCCAACGCCGCCGGACAGTTAAGGCCCGGCTTGGTGGGGGAATTAATCATCAAGCCCGTGACCGAGTAA
- a CDS encoding fatty acid desaturase, with amino-acid sequence MPLISHESLPRVTPATTFSLAQARQIVKDDFEPNPWIYWTDFLASNIAGTVCFMLVRKFPLFSLAQVLLFLASCLLFYRCVLFIHELVHLKSTSFRAFRMVWNLLCGIPFLIPSFLYYTHLDHHRRKHYGTPHDGEYIPLGNQSIGAILFYLSQILIIPALAIARFMILTPLTWFIPAVRRWVFKHASSMIMEPAYVRPMPTPQVLRIWRLQEFGCLVVCWTVAVLLYRGQQPGVTQEMLQTPIRNGVLPFSFLVQAYLTSLVIVGLNAVRTLGAHRFLGDGQEMTFNEQLLDSVNYPRRPLLTGLWAPVGLQFHALHHLFPSLPYHNLRRAHNKLMRELPENSLYRLTNADSLWSVLAGLFAAAKDAQQRKAAAQPQGDLVRVA; translated from the coding sequence ATGCCACTTATTTCCCACGAATCACTCCCCCGCGTCACTCCCGCCACGACATTTTCGCTCGCCCAGGCCAGGCAAATCGTCAAGGATGATTTTGAGCCAAATCCTTGGATTTATTGGACGGATTTTTTGGCCAGCAATATCGCGGGGACGGTCTGTTTTATGCTGGTGCGCAAGTTTCCGCTGTTCAGCTTGGCGCAGGTTTTGTTGTTTTTGGCGTCTTGCCTGTTATTTTATCGCTGCGTGCTGTTTATTCACGAGTTAGTCCATTTAAAAAGCACAAGCTTTCGCGCGTTTCGCATGGTGTGGAACTTGTTGTGTGGGATCCCGTTTTTGATCCCTTCGTTTTTGTACTATACGCATTTGGACCATCACCGCCGCAAGCATTACGGCACCCCCCATGACGGCGAGTATATCCCCCTAGGGAATCAATCGATCGGCGCGATTTTATTTTATCTTAGCCAAATCCTAATTATTCCCGCCCTGGCCATCGCGCGGTTCATGATCTTAACCCCGCTGACCTGGTTCATACCCGCCGTCCGCCGCTGGGTATTTAAGCATGCCTCGTCCATGATTATGGAGCCCGCGTATGTGCGGCCCATGCCCACGCCGCAGGTGCTGCGCATCTGGCGATTGCAAGAATTTGGCTGCCTGGTCGTCTGCTGGACAGTCGCTGTTTTGCTGTATCGCGGGCAACAGCCGGGTGTCACCCAGGAAATGCTTCAAACACCGATCCGCAACGGCGTATTGCCGTTCAGCTTTTTGGTCCAGGCGTATTTAACTTCTCTAGTGATTGTGGGCCTGAATGCCGTGCGCACGCTGGGTGCCCATCGCTTTTTAGGGGATGGCCAAGAAATGACTTTTAACGAGCAATTGTTGGATTCGGTCAATTACCCCCGGCGTCCCTTGCTGACAGGGCTATGGGCCCCCGTGGGGTTGCAATTTCACGCCTTGCATCATTTGTTTCCGTCGCTACCGTATCACAATTTGCGGCGGGCGCACAACAAACTAATGCGTGAATTACCAGAAAACTCACTTTACCGTCTGACCAACGCCGACAGCTTGTGGTCCGTGCTGGCGGGACTCTTTGCAGCGGCAAAGGATGCCCAACAGCGGAAAGCCGCCGCACAACCGCAGGGTGATTTGGTACGGGTGGCCTAA
- a CDS encoding DUF1559 domain-containing protein — MRPSCYHCHRGALGFTLVELLVVISIIGVLVSMLLPAVQNAREAANRVSCANNLRNIATACRNHLGAQRFLPSGGWGFKWAGDPDRGFTRKQTGGWIYNILPYIEEGPLHDLGKGKSVAEKREAGRKAAETPLRIMTCPTRRIPAAVPYNWDANFMININRPSVIGHADYAGNAGDLGGNDFQGPGDTSFLTKKDAQIDAIYPQTAINASGIFYARSEVREGMIKDGMSKTYLIGERHISITDYESGKGYDDNEGWNCGYNNDINRWTHLTPEFDYRPGNAAKLETFGAAHTQIFNMAFCDGSVRQISFEILADIHRVSGNRHDGQMINGRLIDTSTLGQ, encoded by the coding sequence ATGCGTCCCTCTTGTTATCATTGCCATCGCGGCGCGCTCGGCTTTACCCTGGTGGAGCTGCTGGTGGTGATTTCCATTATTGGTGTCTTGGTATCAATGCTCTTACCCGCGGTCCAGAACGCGCGTGAGGCGGCCAATCGTGTCTCTTGTGCCAATAACCTGCGAAATATCGCCACCGCATGCCGCAACCATCTGGGGGCGCAGCGTTTTTTGCCCTCCGGGGGTTGGGGCTTTAAATGGGCCGGTGATCCCGACCGGGGCTTTACCCGCAAGCAAACCGGCGGCTGGATTTACAATATTTTACCCTATATCGAGGAAGGTCCCCTGCATGATCTGGGCAAGGGAAAATCCGTGGCTGAAAAGCGCGAAGCGGGACGCAAAGCCGCCGAGACGCCCCTGCGCATCATGACCTGTCCCACGCGGCGCATTCCTGCCGCGGTGCCATATAACTGGGATGCGAATTTTATGATCAATATCAACAGACCCAGCGTCATTGGCCATGCTGATTACGCGGGAAACGCCGGAGACCTAGGGGGGAATGATTTTCAGGGGCCGGGCGATACTAGTTTCCTTACTAAAAAAGACGCCCAGATTGACGCAATTTATCCGCAAACGGCAATCAACGCGTCGGGTATTTTTTATGCCCGCAGCGAAGTCCGCGAGGGAATGATCAAGGACGGCATGAGCAAGACGTATTTGATTGGCGAGCGGCACATCAGCATCACCGATTACGAAAGCGGCAAAGGCTACGATGATAACGAAGGCTGGAACTGCGGTTATAATAACGACATCAATCGTTGGACGCATTTGACTCCGGAGTTTGACTACCGACCGGGCAACGCCGCCAAGCTGGAGACATTTGGCGCCGCCCACACGCAGATTTTTAATATGGCCTTTTGTGATGGCAGCGTGCGGCAGATCAGCTTTGAAATTTTGGCCGATATTCACCGCGTTTCCGGCAACAGGCACGATGGGCAAATGATCAATGGCCGTCTGATCGACACTAGCACTCTGGGCCAATAA
- a CDS encoding ferredoxin family protein, translated as MAHIVCEPCFGCKYTDCVVVCPVECFYEGDKILYIHPDECIDCEACVPECPVEAIFHADNVPEEWKGFIELNAEMAPQCPVITEKKEPLVGGE; from the coding sequence ATGGCCCACATTGTGTGCGAACCGTGTTTTGGTTGCAAGTACACCGATTGTGTGGTGGTTTGTCCGGTGGAATGTTTCTACGAAGGGGACAAGATCCTCTACATCCACCCCGATGAATGCATCGACTGTGAAGCCTGCGTGCCAGAATGTCCCGTGGAGGCGATTTTTCACGCGGATAATGTGCCGGAAGAATGGAAGGGCTTTATCGAACTCAACGCCGAGATGGCCCCCCAATGCCCGGTCATCACCGAAAAGAAAGAACCCCTGGTCGGCGGCGAGTAA
- a CDS encoding S1 RNA-binding domain-containing protein, translated as MSQDVTAVPTPVDPAQSPQSAPPPESIASATAAAEGSVQSAPIDPASANSPPSASAAPSSASTSGTEENASRPRIKIGSQRDSGPTKIPPRVTTEFKTLPPPKQVFLRMDSQGNFAPLNAPAPAPGTPPQGQRPAQVQRPPQKERPAQPPRSGQGQRPHHGQQRPPQGQQGLSPTESSSPTQRPVELSNNPSPPTTNPVEVAEVINVSTTPPALRGTPDHAEPAPAATPGDAPQYRPKPAPLGASPKNPAFIVEKSGPRIEKPSIRAPLSEDLEAELAAALGEDSLNELIDQSSKPSIGASLPQDTKQPARVLRVTREFVFVELPGMNQGSLQTIEFGEKPPEPGTVLEVMVTRFQPEEGLYEVNLTTSAINVSDWNEVSEGMVVDARISGHNKGGLECEVNRLRGFIPAGQVSLYRVEDLSQFVGQRLTCVITEANRERRNLVLSHKAILEREQAEAREKLKAELEVGQEREAVIRSIRDFGAFADLGGMDGLIHISQLSWERVKHPSEVLTEGQRVKVKIQKIDPDTGKISLSLRDLFQNPWETANLKYPVSSIVSGTVSRIMEFGAFVKLEAGVEGLVHISEISHKRIFRVADVLTEGQPVDAKVLSLDIDNQKIGLSIKALTIKPELAKKAAEDAAAAAEEAAAEAAAEEAAKSRPVRERKVPLKGGVGRGSGGEQFGLKW; from the coding sequence ATGAGTCAGGATGTCACAGCGGTTCCGACCCCGGTCGATCCCGCGCAGTCTCCACAATCCGCCCCCCCGCCGGAATCAATTGCCTCGGCGACCGCCGCGGCCGAGGGTTCGGTCCAATCCGCGCCGATCGACCCGGCGTCGGCAAACTCTCCCCCGTCCGCGAGCGCGGCCCCCTCCTCTGCCAGTACTTCCGGGACCGAAGAAAACGCCAGTCGCCCGCGAATAAAAATTGGCTCGCAGCGTGATAGCGGCCCGACCAAGATCCCCCCGCGGGTGACGACCGAATTCAAAACGCTGCCCCCGCCAAAACAGGTCTTTTTGCGAATGGATTCGCAGGGGAATTTTGCTCCACTTAATGCGCCCGCCCCCGCCCCTGGGACTCCGCCCCAAGGTCAACGTCCCGCGCAGGTCCAGCGCCCCCCACAGAAGGAGCGCCCCGCGCAACCCCCGCGTTCCGGGCAGGGCCAGCGTCCTCACCACGGCCAACAGCGTCCTCCCCAGGGCCAGCAGGGTCTCTCACCGACCGAGTCGTCATCACCCACCCAGCGACCCGTGGAACTTTCGAACAATCCATCCCCACCAACGACCAACCCCGTCGAGGTGGCCGAAGTTATCAATGTTTCCACCACCCCTCCCGCGCTCCGTGGGACACCGGATCACGCCGAACCCGCGCCGGCCGCCACCCCCGGCGACGCCCCCCAATACCGCCCCAAGCCCGCTCCATTGGGCGCAAGCCCCAAGAACCCGGCGTTTATTGTGGAAAAAAGCGGTCCCCGAATTGAAAAGCCCAGCATCCGGGCCCCGTTGTCCGAAGATCTAGAGGCAGAGTTGGCGGCGGCATTGGGCGAGGACTCTTTAAATGAGTTGATTGACCAGTCGAGCAAGCCGTCCATCGGGGCCAGCCTACCCCAGGACACCAAGCAACCCGCGCGCGTCCTGCGGGTCACGCGGGAGTTTGTGTTTGTGGAGTTGCCGGGGATGAACCAGGGGTCGCTGCAAACGATCGAGTTTGGCGAAAAGCCGCCGGAACCGGGGACCGTGCTAGAGGTAATGGTCACGCGGTTTCAACCCGAAGAAGGCCTGTACGAGGTCAACCTGACCACGTCCGCCATTAATGTCTCGGACTGGAATGAAGTGAGCGAAGGGATGGTCGTGGACGCGCGGATTTCTGGCCATAACAAGGGGGGGCTCGAATGCGAAGTGAACCGCCTGCGGGGCTTTATCCCCGCCGGCCAGGTCTCGCTGTATCGCGTGGAGGACCTCTCGCAGTTTGTCGGCCAGCGGCTGACCTGCGTCATTACCGAGGCTAACCGCGAACGGCGTAATTTGGTCCTCAGCCACAAGGCCATACTGGAACGCGAACAAGCCGAGGCCCGCGAAAAACTCAAAGCCGAATTAGAAGTCGGCCAAGAGCGCGAAGCGGTCATTCGTTCAATTCGCGACTTTGGCGCGTTTGCCGACTTGGGTGGAATGGATGGGCTGATTCATATTAGCCAACTTAGTTGGGAACGGGTCAAGCATCCCAGCGAAGTCCTGACCGAGGGCCAGCGGGTCAAAGTCAAGATTCAAAAAATCGATCCCGACACGGGCAAAATCAGCCTGTCGCTACGGGACCTCTTTCAAAATCCGTGGGAAACCGCCAACCTCAAATATCCCGTTAGTTCCATCGTCAGCGGGACCGTCAGCCGGATCATGGAGTTTGGGGCGTTCGTCAAGCTGGAGGCCGGCGTCGAAGGGTTGGTGCATATCTCGGAAATTTCGCACAAGCGGATCTTTCGAGTGGCGGATGTCCTGACCGAGGGACAACCGGTCGACGCCAAGGTGCTCTCGCTGGATATTGACAATCAAAAAATCGGCCTGTCGATCAAGGCCCTGACCATCAAACCGGAATTGGCCAAAAAGGCCGCCGAGGACGCGGCCGCCGCCGCGGAAGAAGCGGCCGCCGAAGCTGCTGCGGAAGAAGCCGCCAAATCCCGCCCCGTACGCGAACGCAAAGTCCCACTCAAAGGAGGCGTGGGCCGCGGATCCGGGGGAGAGCAGTTTGGGTTAAAGTGGTAA
- a CDS encoding DUF1501 domain-containing protein, protein MSTHDYDCTPRPLKSGRAAFCQRTRREFLWQAGAGFGSAALVSLLSAEGFFDSPALAATAGATSANPLAPKTPMLPARAKSVIWLFMYGGPSHIDTFDYKPTMIGMDGKTIPVKTFGRGGKKNSGRIVEPRWKFQQYGQCGKWVSDLFPHLANHVDEIAFIHSMTADSPIHGSAMLQMNSGKILSGAPCLGSWVNYGLGTVNENLPGFVVMLDPSGGPISGAKNWSSGYMPATYQGTLFRGNGAPILDLRPPEGMTRELQRDLLDELHTANTRHQADHAGNSELAARIASYELAFKMQESAPEAVDLSSETQETLDLYGVGNKRTDDFGRRCLLARRLVERGVRFIQLYSGGAHNDENWDAHGDLEKNHNHHAGNTDQPIAALLTDLKRRGLLDSTLVVWGGEFGRQPTAENATGSGRDHNSYGFTMWLAGGGVKGGTSVGTTDELGSAAVEEPFHVKRVHATILRQLGLDPNRLSYFYNGLDQKLVGVEHVDPISQIVG, encoded by the coding sequence ATGTCCACCCACGATTACGATTGCACTCCCCGCCCCCTCAAGTCCGGCCGGGCAGCGTTTTGCCAGCGCACCCGTCGCGAGTTCCTCTGGCAGGCGGGGGCCGGTTTTGGCTCGGCGGCGCTGGTGTCGCTATTATCCGCGGAGGGATTTTTTGATTCACCGGCCTTGGCCGCGACCGCTGGCGCGACCAGCGCTAATCCCCTGGCCCCCAAGACGCCCATGCTGCCCGCGCGGGCCAAGAGCGTGATTTGGCTCTTTATGTATGGCGGTCCCAGCCATATCGACACGTTTGACTACAAACCGACGATGATTGGCATGGATGGCAAAACGATACCCGTCAAAACATTTGGCCGCGGGGGAAAGAAAAATTCCGGCCGCATCGTCGAGCCGCGCTGGAAATTCCAGCAATACGGCCAATGCGGCAAATGGGTCAGCGATTTGTTTCCGCATCTGGCCAACCATGTGGATGAGATCGCGTTTATCCATAGCATGACGGCCGACTCCCCGATCCACGGGTCTGCCATGCTGCAAATGAATAGCGGCAAAATTCTTTCGGGAGCCCCTTGCCTGGGATCATGGGTGAATTACGGCTTGGGGACGGTGAATGAAAATCTGCCTGGCTTTGTCGTGATGTTGGACCCCAGCGGCGGACCGATTAGCGGCGCAAAAAACTGGTCCAGCGGCTACATGCCCGCCACCTACCAGGGGACGCTGTTTCGGGGGAATGGCGCGCCGATTTTGGATTTGCGGCCCCCGGAGGGAATGACCCGCGAATTGCAGCGCGATCTGTTGGACGAGCTGCACACAGCCAATACGCGGCATCAGGCCGACCACGCGGGAAATAGCGAACTAGCCGCGCGGATCGCCAGCTATGAATTGGCGTTTAAGATGCAGGAAAGCGCCCCCGAGGCGGTCGATTTGTCCAGCGAAACCCAAGAAACCCTCGACCTGTATGGCGTCGGCAATAAGCGTACGGACGACTTTGGCCGGCGGTGTCTGCTGGCCCGGCGGTTGGTCGAGCGCGGCGTGCGGTTTATCCAGCTCTATTCTGGCGGAGCACATAATGACGAAAACTGGGACGCGCATGGCGACCTGGAAAAAAACCACAACCACCACGCGGGAAACACCGATCAGCCCATCGCCGCCTTACTGACCGATCTGAAACGGCGGGGGTTATTGGACTCGACACTGGTGGTCTGGGGGGGCGAGTTTGGCCGCCAACCAACCGCCGAAAACGCCACCGGCAGCGGCCGCGATCATAACTCCTACGGCTTTACCATGTGGCTGGCGGGGGGCGGGGTCAAAGGGGGGACCAGCGTCGGCACCACCGACGAACTGGGGAGCGCCGCCGTCGAAGAACCCTTCCACGTCAAACGCGTCCACGCCACCATTCTGCGGCAATTGGGCCTGGACCCTAACCGGCTTAGCTATTTCTACAACGGCCTGGACCAAAAACTGGTCGGCGTGGAACATGTGGACCCCATTAGCCAAATTGTGGGTTAA
- a CDS encoding DUF1549 domain-containing protein has protein sequence MPRTALPMPVCRTINIPVLGMALFHFYYAMARSGFWAAAIWLVWLFCSLPRAAVADAPLPQIDFATQIQPILARRCYSCHGPGHDEGGLRLHKPEAAFQKLDSDKHAIVAGKPDSSELLRRISAEDADERMPPTGKPLSEAEVSLVRAWIEQGAKWEAHWAFQPIKPVEPPVVRQSDWVRNPIDAFILQKLEQAELSPVGEASKLAWIRRATFNTTGLPPSPAEIADFLADNSPQAHDRVIDRLLASPHYGEHAGRKWLDLVRYAETNSFERDGVKPNAWRYRDYVIRAFNSDKPYDRFIKEQLAGDELPDGGTEGIIAAGYYRLGLWDDEPADPEQARYDELDDMVSTTSQVFLGLTVGCARCHDHKIDPIPQKDYYAFLAFLHEIQPYGRRGDGNNYNQVAIQTEEQAEAQRLWLSEQERLGGEIRALELIALQKLPEVEKADKSEEEQLVRTRERIKDLLQPQEHHIYQTFRQQLEELKKKGPTTAQALSIVTYPAPPVTQVLLRGNPHTPGDAVEPQFLDVLGGGTPAVQSSAGGKTSGRRTALANWIASPENYTTARVMANRVWQQHFGRGIVRSANNFGNLGTPPTHPELLDFLAGELIHNGWRLKPLHKLIMSSQVYRLAYADHPVAVTRDPANELYWRYDMRRLSAEEVRDTMHVVTGEFNNQMFGPSFYPQIQAEVLAGQSVPGNGWGKSSAAEEARRSIYIHVKRSLITPLLSVFDFPETDSSCEGRFITTQPSQALAMFNGEFFHQRAAALAERVTREKPNDRAAQVATALGYALQRPADPADVDRGVALIGQLQEQHKLSDAEALKYYCLSVLNRNEAIYVE, from the coding sequence ATGCCCCGCACCGCGTTGCCTATGCCTGTGTGCCGCACGATCAATATTCCCGTACTTGGGATGGCTCTATTTCATTTTTATTACGCCATGGCGCGGAGTGGGTTTTGGGCCGCAGCGATCTGGCTGGTCTGGCTGTTTTGTTCCCTCCCCCGCGCGGCCGTAGCTGATGCGCCATTGCCGCAAATTGACTTTGCCACGCAAATCCAACCCATCCTGGCTAGGCGTTGTTATTCGTGTCATGGCCCGGGTCACGACGAAGGGGGTTTGCGACTGCACAAGCCCGAGGCGGCCTTTCAAAAGCTCGATTCCGACAAACATGCCATTGTCGCGGGAAAACCCGACTCTAGCGAACTGTTGCGGCGGATCAGCGCCGAAGATGCCGACGAACGGATGCCCCCTACCGGTAAACCCCTCAGTGAGGCCGAAGTCTCGCTTGTCCGCGCCTGGATTGAACAAGGAGCCAAATGGGAAGCCCATTGGGCGTTTCAACCGATCAAACCCGTCGAGCCGCCAGTCGTGCGACAGTCCGACTGGGTGCGCAACCCCATTGACGCGTTCATTTTACAAAAACTGGAACAGGCGGAATTGTCCCCGGTGGGAGAGGCGTCCAAACTGGCCTGGATTCGCCGAGCGACCTTTAATACGACCGGCCTCCCCCCCAGTCCCGCGGAAATTGCGGACTTTCTGGCGGACAATTCACCGCAGGCCCACGATCGTGTGATCGACCGGTTGCTGGCCAGTCCGCATTACGGAGAGCACGCCGGGCGGAAATGGCTGGACCTGGTCCGCTATGCCGAGACGAATAGTTTTGAGCGGGACGGCGTCAAACCGAACGCCTGGCGCTATCGTGATTATGTCATCCGCGCCTTTAACAGCGACAAACCGTACGATCGCTTTATCAAGGAACAACTGGCCGGGGACGAACTCCCAGACGGCGGGACCGAGGGAATCATCGCTGCCGGATACTACCGCCTGGGCCTGTGGGATGACGAACCGGCCGACCCAGAGCAAGCCCGCTATGATGAATTGGACGATATGGTCAGCACGACTAGCCAGGTGTTTTTGGGCCTGACCGTGGGCTGTGCCCGTTGTCACGATCACAAAATCGACCCAATCCCACAAAAAGACTATTACGCATTTTTGGCATTTCTGCACGAGATCCAACCCTATGGCCGCCGCGGTGACGGCAACAATTACAACCAAGTTGCTATTCAAACAGAAGAACAAGCCGAGGCTCAACGATTATGGCTTAGCGAGCAAGAGCGCTTGGGGGGGGAAATTCGCGCGCTGGAACTGATTGCGCTGCAAAAACTGCCGGAAGTGGAGAAGGCGGACAAGTCTGAGGAGGAGCAATTAGTCCGCACCCGCGAACGGATTAAGGACCTATTGCAGCCGCAGGAACACCACATTTATCAAACTTTTCGCCAGCAATTGGAGGAGCTAAAAAAGAAAGGCCCCACCACGGCGCAGGCCCTGAGTATTGTCACCTACCCCGCGCCGCCCGTCACCCAAGTGCTACTGCGGGGAAATCCCCACACACCGGGAGACGCGGTCGAGCCGCAGTTTTTGGATGTGTTGGGGGGAGGAACGCCCGCGGTCCAATCCTCTGCGGGCGGAAAAACCTCGGGCAGGCGGACGGCCTTGGCCAACTGGATTGCCTCCCCAGAAAATTACACCACCGCGCGGGTCATGGCCAATCGGGTCTGGCAGCAGCATTTTGGGCGGGGAATTGTGCGCTCGGCAAATAACTTTGGCAATTTGGGGACGCCGCCGACTCATCCGGAGCTGCTGGATTTTTTGGCTGGCGAGCTGATCCACAACGGCTGGCGGCTAAAACCATTGCACAAGTTGATCATGTCCTCCCAGGTGTATCGCCTGGCCTACGCCGATCATCCAGTGGCTGTGACCCGCGATCCCGCGAACGAGTTGTATTGGCGGTACGATATGCGGCGGCTCAGCGCGGAGGAAGTCCGCGACACCATGCATGTGGTGACCGGGGAATTTAACAATCAAATGTTTGGGCCAAGCTTTTACCCCCAAATTCAGGCCGAGGTACTAGCGGGACAATCCGTCCCGGGAAACGGTTGGGGTAAATCCTCCGCCGCGGAAGAAGCCCGCCGCAGCATTTATATCCATGTCAAGCGCTCGCTAATCACTCCGCTTTTGTCCGTGTTTGACTTTCCCGAAACTGACAGCAGTTGCGAAGGGCGGTTTATCACCACGCAGCCCAGCCAGGCGCTGGCCATGTTTAACGGAGAATTTTTTCACCAGCGGGCGGCGGCCCTGGCCGAGCGGGTGACACGCGAAAAACCTAATGACCGCGCGGCCCAGGTGGCAACGGCCCTGGGCTATGCCCTGCAGCGTCCCGCCGACCCGGCGGATGTGGATCGCGGCGTGGCCCTGATAGGTCAATTGCAAGAACAGCACAAGTTGAGCGACGCGGAGGCGTTAAAATATTATTGTCTGAGCGTGCTCAACCGTAACGAAGCGATTTACGTCGAGTAA
- a CDS encoding alpha/beta hydrolase-fold protein has product MRAILLAGLLGSRVFGLCLSLSLIPVTFAADPPMTKPTDSYAEKTITFTGGPYKEEIFKYRLLAPAKVEPGKKYPVVLFLHGAGERGDDNANQLKYFPTWMAEPAWQEKYPCYVIAPQCRKDKKWVEVDWSTTAPINMPPEPGEQMQVALRILDETLKNYPIDPDRQYLTGLSMGGYGSWDLAMRQPTRFAAVVPICGGGDDRHAALLKDLPLWAWHGDQDQAVPVERSRKMIAAIKAAGGQPRYTELPGVGHDSWTPAYKSEELLPWLFAQKRGG; this is encoded by the coding sequence ATGCGCGCGATTCTGTTGGCCGGACTCCTGGGCAGCCGGGTTTTTGGACTTTGCCTTTCTCTTTCTCTGATTCCCGTCACGTTTGCCGCCGATCCTCCCATGACCAAACCCACCGACAGCTACGCGGAAAAGACGATCACCTTTACAGGCGGTCCGTACAAGGAAGAGATATTCAAATATCGCCTGCTGGCTCCGGCCAAAGTGGAACCCGGCAAAAAATATCCCGTCGTGCTGTTTTTGCATGGAGCGGGGGAACGGGGGGATGATAATGCCAACCAACTCAAATACTTTCCTACATGGATGGCCGAGCCCGCCTGGCAAGAAAAATACCCCTGCTACGTGATCGCTCCCCAATGCCGCAAGGATAAAAAATGGGTCGAGGTCGATTGGTCAACTACCGCACCAATTAATATGCCCCCGGAACCGGGCGAACAAATGCAAGTCGCCCTTCGCATCCTGGATGAAACCCTCAAAAATTATCCCATCGACCCGGATCGCCAATACTTGACCGGCCTGTCGATGGGGGGCTATGGCAGTTGGGACCTGGCCATGCGCCAGCCCACGCGCTTTGCGGCGGTGGTCCCCATTTGCGGGGGCGGTGACGACCGCCACGCCGCGCTGCTCAAGGATCTTCCCCTTTGGGCGTGGCATGGCGACCAAGATCAGGCGGTCCCGGTGGAGCGTTCGCGCAAGATGATCGCCGCGATCAAAGCCGCCGGTGGCCAGCCCCGGTACACCGAATTGCCGGGCGTCGGCCATGATAGCTGGACCCCGGCATACAAAAGCGAAGAACTTCTCCCCTGGTTGTTTGCTCAAAAGCGCGGTGGGTAA
- a CDS encoding FliM/FliN family flagellar motor switch protein, giving the protein MSAESPAPNATPGDSLESAAEPALDSGATVPSAEARDAALAELSPSATASGAALASTMPTRPLASTAGANRRNLRDLPAYTRSLLRIPLAVSVSLASKKQNLHQILQFGPGSIIQFDKSCEEFLSLEVGGQVVARGEAVKVGEKFGLRIAQITLPQERFRAMKGKTGAG; this is encoded by the coding sequence ATGTCCGCGGAATCGCCAGCCCCCAACGCGACGCCAGGCGACAGCTTGGAGAGCGCGGCGGAACCCGCGCTGGATTCCGGCGCGACAGTGCCCAGCGCCGAAGCGCGAGACGCGGCCCTGGCAGAGTTATCACCGTCCGCGACCGCTAGCGGAGCCGCGCTGGCCAGCACCATGCCAACGCGTCCCCTGGCAAGCACCGCGGGAGCCAACCGCCGCAATTTGCGCGACTTACCCGCCTATACGCGCAGCCTACTCCGGATCCCGTTGGCAGTTAGCGTGTCGTTGGCATCCAAGAAACAGAATTTGCATCAAATTTTGCAATTTGGACCAGGCTCGATTATCCAGTTTGATAAATCGTGCGAAGAATTTTTAAGTTTGGAAGTTGGCGGGCAAGTTGTTGCCAGGGGGGAGGCGGTCAAAGTCGGGGAAAAATTTGGCCTGCGCATCGCGCAGATCACCCTGCCCCAAGAGCGATTTAGAGCGATGAAAGGGAAGACCGGCGCGGGGTAA